The following proteins are encoded in a genomic region of Cydia strobilella chromosome 19, ilCydStro3.1, whole genome shotgun sequence:
- the LOC134750002 gene encoding uncharacterized protein LOC134750002, translating into MTDKEITMEDLEETAQETEEQLDLLAWKMEGDKDLAVPVDSQDMCVMTLLKSVSEVRSDYSALRRELVEVQQLQRELSARLRAQLRLVHGKFAKLRQRLAVADQHMQAHQR; encoded by the exons ATGACTGATAAAGAAATTACGATGGAAGATCTGGAGGAAACG GCCCAAGAAACCGAGGAGCAGCTAGACCTGCTGGCGTGGAAGATGGAAGGCGACAAGGACCTGGCCGTGCCGGTGGACAGCCAGGACATGTGCGTCATGACTCTGCTCAAGTCAGTCTCGGAG GTGCGGTCGGACTACTCGGCGCTCCGCCGCGAGCTGGTCGAGGTGCAGCAACTACAGCGGGAGCTGTCGGCGCGGCTGCGGGCTCAGTTGAGGCTGGTGCATGGGAAGTTTGCTAAACTACGGCAGAGGCTCGCCGTCGCTGACCAGCATATGCAGGCTCATCAGCGATAA